From the genome of Lawsonella clevelandensis, one region includes:
- a CDS encoding YggT family protein — MTVFATVVYYLLRILWLLLIVRITVEMIHSFGRSWSPGPKLAAVLEVVFRATDWCLVPIRKVLRPVGIGGVGLDLSPLIVFLVVSVLVPLTVNLGATPVTLGSLFS, encoded by the coding sequence GTGACTGTCTTTGCAACTGTGGTGTACTACCTGCTGCGTATTCTGTGGCTATTGCTCATTGTGCGCATCACGGTCGAGATGATCCACTCCTTCGGGCGATCGTGGTCGCCTGGGCCGAAACTGGCAGCCGTCTTGGAGGTTGTTTTTCGTGCCACCGATTGGTGCCTCGTCCCCATCCGGAAGGTGTTACGTCCGGTGGGAATTGGGGGAGTAGGGCTGGATCTCTCTCCTCTTATCGTGTTCCTCGTTGTCAGTGTTTTGGTGCCTCTCACTGTCAACTTGGGTGCAACAC
- a CDS encoding polyphenol oxidase family protein — protein MTTPPTLTQTANGLPQPGRLRVRRVITTRAGGYSTGRYHGLNLSLDVGDNPVTVTRNRERLAEKLQLPPDRFVYMEQLQSPHVSVVEATADSRYPDPIPATDALVTTAADLALVVLTSDAVPVLLGDDEAGVIAALNGSALGVRAGLVSATLDVMRELGADPHRMHALLGPSATGRKMVVSEAMAADVEAHVPHTRARTATGQPSLDLRRGVAYQLVSAGLAGVTVDPRCTIEDLAFFSTYREKKTGCQAGVIWRSSTND, from the coding sequence ATGACTACGCCCCCCACTCTCACACAGACTGCCAACGGGCTACCACAGCCAGGCCGTCTGCGGGTGAGGCGTGTCATCACCACCCGGGCTGGCGGATATTCCACCGGCCGCTACCACGGATTGAACCTTTCCCTGGATGTGGGAGATAACCCCGTCACCGTCACCCGCAACAGGGAAAGGCTCGCTGAAAAACTTCAGCTTCCACCAGACCGTTTCGTCTACATGGAACAACTCCAAAGCCCCCATGTCAGCGTTGTCGAAGCAACCGCGGACAGTCGTTATCCCGATCCGATCCCGGCCACCGACGCGCTCGTCACTACCGCAGCTGACCTTGCTCTCGTCGTACTTACTTCAGATGCCGTCCCCGTGCTGTTAGGAGACGATGAAGCGGGCGTTATCGCTGCCCTCAATGGTTCGGCATTAGGAGTTCGAGCCGGGCTTGTTTCCGCCACCCTGGACGTCATGCGTGAGTTGGGGGCGGACCCACACCGAATGCATGCACTACTTGGCCCCTCCGCCACCGGTCGCAAGATGGTGGTCTCAGAGGCAATGGCGGCAGATGTGGAAGCTCACGTTCCACATACTCGCGCCCGGACAGCTACCGGGCAGCCATCTCTCGACTTGCGTCGCGGCGTAGCCTACCAGCTCGTTTCAGCGGGGCTCGCAGGTGTCACTGTGGATCCCCGCTGCACTATTGAAGACCTCGCCTTCTTCAGTACCTACCGGGAAAAGAAGACGGGGTGCCAGGCCGGCGTCATTTGGAGGAGCAGTACCAATGACTGA
- a CDS encoding YggS family pyridoxal phosphate-dependent enzyme — MTDNTIASRYQATLDRIAQACQRVGRSREDITLMVVTKFHPLDEVLELVRLGVRTFGENREQEARQKAYDLLERDAAEHVLAGIPAEWSMIGQLQRNKCNAVARWAHSVHSVDSVSLVNGLERGMQRALDDGSRENPQLGVYLQVSLDGDTARGGALESDIAELADLVDDSDHLVLRGLMSVPPLDADPSVAFAHLYDLSQQLRTNHPYATEISAGMTGDMEEAIAHGSTCIRVGTAILGPRPTH; from the coding sequence ATGACTGACAACACCATTGCATCCCGCTATCAGGCGACGCTCGACCGCATCGCACAGGCCTGCCAGCGTGTGGGACGATCCCGTGAGGATATCACCCTCATGGTCGTCACCAAGTTCCATCCGCTCGACGAGGTCCTCGAACTGGTTCGTCTGGGCGTGCGAACCTTTGGCGAAAATCGCGAACAAGAGGCTCGGCAAAAAGCATACGACTTGCTTGAGCGTGATGCAGCTGAGCATGTGCTCGCTGGAATCCCCGCTGAATGGTCCATGATTGGGCAACTGCAACGCAATAAGTGCAATGCAGTGGCCCGGTGGGCGCATAGTGTCCATTCTGTCGATTCCGTGTCCCTGGTCAACGGTCTTGAGAGGGGGATGCAGCGGGCTCTCGACGATGGCTCCCGGGAGAACCCGCAACTGGGCGTGTATCTCCAAGTCAGTCTGGACGGGGATACTGCGCGCGGTGGAGCACTGGAGAGTGACATCGCAGAACTTGCCGATCTCGTCGACGACTCTGACCATCTTGTTCTGCGCGGACTGATGTCCGTACCGCCGTTGGATGCAGACCCCAGTGTTGCCTTTGCACACCTCTACGATCTCAGCCAGCAGCTACGCACCAACCATCCGTATGCCACCGAGATTTCTGCTGGTATGACGGGGGATATGGAGGAGGCTATCGCCCACGGTTCTACCTGCATTCGAGTCGGAACCGCCATCCTCGGACCGCGCCCCACCCACTAA
- a CDS encoding cell division protein FtsQ/DivIB, protein MSEERRAALSHALRTVLQTVLGLVLAVTMAVAIVLFTTPLFLVTETSVTGLRVLSQQQVLRQAQVPMETRMAELSTHDVALRVAALPRVKRVRVEKSYPHLVTIAITERVPVACFAAGGKLYEMDAAGVAMAVRRPTLRIPEIVVPDPLHNTLQREAALKTAQELPQDIVRRVRTIDVTSAAMVVLRLRDGRTVELGSPTRLEEKVQSMRIVLTQSGTTWNVSNPELPTRR, encoded by the coding sequence GTGTCCGAGGAACGTCGTGCAGCTCTCTCGCACGCACTCCGCACAGTCCTCCAGACTGTATTGGGGCTCGTCCTCGCTGTCACTATGGCCGTCGCAATTGTGCTCTTTACAACGCCTCTTTTCCTGGTGACGGAAACGTCGGTGACAGGCTTACGCGTGTTGTCTCAGCAACAGGTTCTCCGGCAGGCACAGGTACCCATGGAAACACGCATGGCAGAGCTGAGCACCCATGACGTAGCGCTACGTGTGGCAGCGTTGCCGCGGGTAAAACGCGTACGGGTGGAAAAAAGCTACCCCCACCTGGTGACAATTGCGATTACGGAACGCGTGCCGGTGGCGTGCTTTGCAGCAGGAGGCAAACTCTACGAGATGGACGCGGCGGGTGTCGCCATGGCGGTAAGACGCCCTACCCTCCGTATCCCGGAAATCGTGGTGCCCGATCCACTGCACAATACCCTGCAGCGGGAAGCTGCTCTGAAAACCGCACAAGAATTACCGCAGGACATTGTGCGTCGCGTCCGTACGATTGATGTCACCTCTGCGGCCATGGTGGTGTTACGGCTGCGTGATGGGCGGACAGTTGAGCTGGGTTCACCCACTCGTCTAGAGGAGAAAGTGCAGTCCATGCGGATTGTTCTGACCCAGTCGGGGACCACCTGGAATGTCTCCAACCCAGAGCTTCCCACTCGCCGTTAA
- the murC gene encoding UDP-N-acetylmuramate--L-alanine ligase — MLTATLPPELQHVHMIGIGGAGMSGVARILLARGGEVSGSDVRDSRALVSLSARGAKVAVGHDVVNLNLLSERPSCVIVSYAAIPDTNPELREARRLGIPIRTRSQVLAQLMKGYRTLLVAGTHGKTSTTSMAIVSFQGFGCDPSFAVGGALHETGTNAHHGSGDLFIAEADESDASLLQYRASIAIVTNVEPDHLNFFGTAEAYCQVFADFLDCIEPGGALIVCVDDPGSRTLALYAAQRGIRVLGYGTATEAAQAQRDGIPMCGVLEAWEPTLDGLAARIHLAGDDSSRELVLPVPGEHMALNALSTLVAVREYGGDVRAALEALTHFGGVNRRFQYHGQVGGIRVYDDYAHHPTEARAVLTAAREVADADAQGLGHPGRVIVCFQPHLYSRTEQFATEFAQALNLADYAIVLDIYGARENPMPGVTSELITRQLTIPHKYQPDFSKVPYDVAAIAEPGDIVLTMGAGNVTMEADAIIALLKG, encoded by the coding sequence ATGTTGACGGCTACCCTTCCTCCGGAACTTCAACACGTCCACATGATCGGCATTGGTGGCGCAGGCATGTCGGGCGTGGCCCGTATCCTGCTGGCCCGTGGCGGAGAAGTCAGCGGATCCGATGTACGCGACTCACGTGCATTGGTCTCGTTGAGTGCGCGGGGCGCTAAAGTCGCCGTTGGGCATGACGTCGTCAACCTCAACCTTCTTTCGGAACGTCCCTCGTGTGTCATTGTTTCCTATGCAGCGATTCCCGACACCAATCCGGAGCTGCGGGAAGCACGACGTCTGGGAATCCCCATTCGCACCCGCTCGCAGGTGCTTGCCCAACTCATGAAGGGCTATCGCACCCTGTTGGTGGCAGGAACCCACGGGAAGACTTCCACCACCTCCATGGCCATCGTTTCCTTCCAAGGATTCGGATGCGATCCATCCTTCGCGGTGGGCGGCGCCTTACACGAAACCGGTACTAACGCGCACCATGGCTCCGGTGACCTTTTCATTGCAGAAGCCGATGAATCGGATGCCTCCCTACTGCAGTACCGGGCGAGTATCGCCATTGTCACCAATGTTGAACCTGATCATCTGAACTTTTTTGGCACAGCTGAGGCATACTGCCAGGTTTTCGCCGATTTCCTTGACTGCATTGAGCCCGGAGGGGCACTAATTGTCTGCGTGGATGATCCGGGGTCTCGTACTCTGGCACTGTACGCAGCCCAGCGCGGCATTCGGGTGTTGGGCTATGGGACTGCGACGGAAGCAGCTCAAGCGCAACGCGACGGCATCCCCATGTGTGGTGTGCTAGAAGCCTGGGAGCCCACTCTCGATGGCTTGGCTGCCCGGATTCATCTGGCCGGGGATGACAGCTCACGTGAGCTGGTGTTACCCGTTCCTGGTGAACACATGGCTCTCAACGCACTGTCCACGCTCGTTGCTGTCCGCGAGTATGGGGGAGACGTGCGGGCTGCACTCGAAGCACTGACGCACTTCGGTGGAGTGAACCGTCGCTTCCAGTACCACGGACAAGTTGGCGGTATCCGCGTGTATGACGATTACGCCCACCATCCGACTGAGGCACGTGCAGTACTTACTGCCGCCCGCGAAGTTGCCGATGCGGACGCACAGGGTCTGGGGCATCCTGGGCGTGTCATTGTCTGCTTCCAGCCGCATCTGTATTCACGTACTGAGCAGTTCGCCACCGAATTTGCGCAGGCCCTCAATCTGGCCGACTACGCGATTGTGCTTGATATTTACGGTGCCCGAGAAAACCCAATGCCGGGCGTCACCAGTGAGTTGATTACTCGCCAGCTCACTATCCCGCACAAGTATCAGCCGGACTTCTCCAAGGTTCCCTACGACGTCGCCGCGATCGCAGAACCTGGAGACATCGTCCTCACTATGGGAGCGGGCAACGTTACCATGGAAGCTGACGCTATTATCGCTCTCCTGAAAGGCTAA
- a CDS encoding UDP-N-acetylglucosamine--N-acetylmuramyl-(pentapeptide) pyrophosphoryl-undecaprenol N-acetylglucosamine transferase, whose translation MTTKPLSVVVAGGGTAGHIEPAMAVADALTALDPSIRITALGTERGLEKDLVPARGYDLRMIEAVPLPRRVTAELFRVPGRLTRSVKQARAIMDEVEADVLIGFGGYVSMSAYLAARKGRRHIPYVVHEANARAGIANKIGARHANRILGAVSGCGFPIEVVGIPVRPAITQLDRVALRQEAREFFGLDQDAPVLLEFGGSQGAQSLNRVMHEALPGLAEKNIGVLQAVGPKNYSCADPALGGAPDGAEDLLLPAGIIARNVAPTGAPAQVQVPYISAMNLAYAAANLVICRSGAMTVAEISAVGLPALYVPLPIGNGEQALNAQPVVEAGGGILIGDHDLTPQQVIEWADELLTTPDKYQAAVAGAFSAGSRNAADAVARAACELVDYPLPTGH comes from the coding sequence ATGACGACGAAGCCCCTCTCCGTAGTAGTAGCTGGCGGTGGAACTGCCGGCCACATCGAACCTGCTATGGCGGTCGCTGACGCCCTCACTGCACTCGACCCCAGCATTCGCATTACCGCTCTGGGAACAGAACGCGGTTTGGAAAAGGACCTCGTCCCCGCACGCGGCTACGATCTGCGGATGATTGAGGCAGTTCCTCTGCCACGTCGTGTCACAGCAGAACTCTTCCGCGTGCCGGGTCGGCTTACCCGGTCTGTGAAGCAGGCCCGCGCCATCATGGATGAGGTGGAAGCGGATGTGCTCATCGGCTTTGGCGGCTACGTCTCGATGTCCGCTTACCTGGCCGCCCGCAAGGGACGTCGCCACATCCCTTACGTGGTTCATGAGGCGAATGCACGAGCGGGTATCGCCAATAAAATTGGGGCCCGCCACGCAAATCGGATACTAGGGGCAGTTTCGGGCTGTGGATTCCCTATTGAGGTAGTGGGAATTCCTGTTCGCCCCGCCATTACTCAGCTTGATCGGGTGGCACTCCGCCAGGAAGCCCGCGAGTTTTTCGGACTTGACCAGGATGCCCCCGTCCTCCTCGAATTTGGTGGTTCACAGGGGGCCCAGTCACTCAACCGTGTCATGCACGAGGCCCTGCCGGGCCTTGCCGAGAAGAATATTGGCGTTCTCCAAGCCGTGGGGCCGAAAAACTACAGTTGCGCTGATCCGGCGCTGGGAGGTGCCCCGGATGGCGCAGAGGATCTTTTGCTTCCAGCTGGCATTATCGCCCGTAACGTTGCTCCAACTGGAGCCCCCGCACAAGTGCAAGTACCCTACATCTCTGCCATGAACCTTGCTTATGCGGCTGCCAATCTCGTCATCTGTCGTTCTGGGGCGATGACCGTTGCGGAAATCTCGGCGGTGGGACTTCCCGCTCTCTATGTGCCGTTGCCTATTGGTAACGGTGAGCAAGCCCTCAACGCGCAACCGGTCGTGGAAGCCGGTGGCGGCATCCTCATTGGAGACCACGATCTAACACCCCAACAGGTTATTGAATGGGCGGACGAACTCCTCACCACCCCCGACAAGTATCAGGCGGCGGTAGCGGGTGCTTTTAGTGCCGGTTCCCGCAATGCGGCTGATGCGGTTGCGCGGGCAGCCTGCGAGCTCGTCGACTACCCCCTTCCTACCGGACACTAG
- a CDS encoding cell division protein SepF: MASPAEQPDYVEDYVESDDYGDKYGDGFGYGDSYQDDYAAPTRAGSTPLPPLDRSRYGGPRQADARPYPPARHSAQITTVSPKSYAEAELIGQRFRDGNPVVMDLSKLDSDLGQRLVDFASGLVFALNGSVERIAKKVFLLSPAETVVNDGERLRLERDYEA, encoded by the coding sequence ATGGCATCGCCCGCCGAACAACCCGACTATGTCGAAGACTATGTTGAGTCTGATGACTACGGCGACAAGTACGGTGACGGCTTCGGTTACGGCGACTCCTACCAGGACGACTACGCGGCCCCGACGCGTGCAGGCAGCACCCCGCTTCCTCCACTGGACCGCAGTCGCTATGGTGGACCGCGGCAGGCTGACGCCCGCCCCTACCCACCTGCCCGCCACTCCGCACAGATCACCACAGTAAGCCCTAAGAGTTACGCAGAAGCCGAGCTTATTGGCCAGCGCTTCCGAGACGGTAACCCAGTGGTGATGGACCTGTCGAAGCTGGATAGTGACCTTGGTCAGCGGCTCGTTGATTTCGCCTCGGGCCTAGTGTTTGCACTTAATGGTTCGGTAGAACGCATTGCTAAGAAGGTTTTCCTGCTGTCCCCGGCAGAAACTGTCGTCAATGACGGAGAACGGCTCCGTCTAGAACGGGATTACGAAGCATAA
- the ftsZ gene encoding cell division protein FtsZ, with amino-acid sequence MTTPQHNLAVIKVVGIGGGGTNAIKRMIGEGMTGVDFIALNTDEQDLLDCDAPTKLDIGQSTTRGLGAGADPAVGERAARDNSQDIEDVLTGADMVFVTAGEGGGTGTGGAPIVASIARDLGALTVAVVTKPFSFEGKRRAENAANGIEKLRDACDTLITIPNDRLLQQEDKTISINDAFSKADEVLFNGVQGITDLISTPGLINVDFADVKSVLADSGAALMGIGRASGNDRASKATDAAINSPLLEYSMEGAKGVLLSIAGGSDLGLFEANEAASIVREKAHPDANIIFGTVIDDSLGDEVRVTVVAAGFEGGEPPARVFDNEAAKDEENFEEVADKSSGMSIRQRATRVSDEDDIDIPPFMR; translated from the coding sequence ATGACTACGCCACAACACAATCTGGCCGTCATCAAAGTGGTCGGCATCGGTGGCGGCGGAACCAACGCCATCAAGCGCATGATCGGCGAAGGCATGACCGGCGTCGATTTCATCGCTCTGAACACCGATGAGCAAGACCTCCTTGATTGCGATGCCCCCACCAAACTCGACATTGGGCAATCCACCACACGTGGCCTCGGTGCTGGCGCCGACCCCGCGGTGGGAGAGCGCGCTGCCCGCGATAATTCGCAGGATATTGAAGATGTCCTGACGGGTGCCGACATGGTCTTCGTGACCGCTGGCGAAGGCGGAGGCACCGGTACCGGCGGTGCCCCCATCGTCGCTAGCATTGCCCGCGACCTCGGCGCGCTGACCGTTGCTGTGGTGACTAAACCCTTCTCGTTCGAAGGGAAGCGGCGTGCGGAAAATGCCGCTAATGGTATCGAGAAGCTGCGGGATGCCTGCGACACTCTCATCACCATCCCTAATGATCGACTGCTTCAGCAAGAAGACAAGACCATCTCTATCAATGACGCCTTCTCCAAGGCGGATGAGGTGCTCTTTAATGGTGTGCAGGGCATTACCGACCTGATTTCCACGCCGGGTCTCATCAATGTCGACTTTGCTGACGTGAAATCGGTTCTGGCAGACTCCGGGGCAGCACTCATGGGCATCGGCCGCGCATCCGGCAATGATCGCGCCAGTAAGGCCACTGATGCCGCTATCAACTCGCCGCTGTTGGAATACAGCATGGAAGGCGCCAAAGGTGTCCTGCTCTCCATTGCCGGCGGTTCTGACCTGGGTCTCTTCGAAGCAAATGAAGCTGCCAGCATTGTCCGCGAAAAAGCTCACCCGGATGCCAACATCATCTTCGGTACTGTCATCGACGACTCACTGGGGGACGAAGTACGCGTCACCGTTGTTGCAGCTGGATTCGAAGGTGGGGAACCTCCTGCCCGTGTCTTCGATAATGAAGCCGCAAAGGACGAGGAAAACTTTGAGGAGGTTGCTGACAAGAGCTCCGGAATGAGCATCCGCCAGCGCGCCACCCGTGTCTCTGACGAAGACGACATCGATATCCCGCCCTTCATGCGGTAA